From Crassaminicella indica, one genomic window encodes:
- the fliY gene encoding flagellar motor switch phosphatase FliY produces MGDMLSQEEIDALLKGTSTVAENKPDEDLSEDEKDALGEIGNISMGTSATTLFTLLGQKVTITTPKVTVLTMDELAKQYTIPFVVVEVKYKEGIKGTNLLVLQEDDVKVITDLMMGGDGTNVSGELTELHLSAIGEAMNQMVGSSSTSLSEMFHSKIDIHPPRAISMSFATDLDGLDFVGYNDKIVKIAFRMVVGDLIDSEIMQIIPIDFAKDLVNNLLNGSSSNYNGEDHNTTNEQANNVAQPIETQPSTMANQVGNTEYISSNQQPEMARPNMTRREPVNVQPVQFQSFDNGYSSSEKENISLIRDVPLEITVELGRTTKKISEILEFSPGTVVELDKLVGEPLDILVNGQFMAKGEVVVIDENYGIRITDILNPAKKANKMK; encoded by the coding sequence GTGGGCGATATGCTTTCTCAAGAGGAAATAGATGCTTTATTGAAAGGCACCTCGACGGTTGCAGAAAACAAGCCAGATGAAGATCTAAGTGAAGATGAAAAAGATGCCCTAGGTGAAATAGGAAATATTAGTATGGGAACTTCTGCAACAACATTGTTTACTCTTTTAGGACAAAAGGTTACTATTACTACACCAAAGGTTACAGTACTTACTATGGATGAATTGGCAAAACAATATACTATTCCTTTTGTTGTAGTTGAGGTTAAATATAAAGAGGGGATAAAGGGTACAAATCTTTTGGTATTACAAGAAGATGATGTAAAAGTGATTACAGACCTAATGATGGGTGGAGATGGAACAAATGTTTCTGGAGAACTTACTGAACTACATTTAAGTGCAATTGGTGAAGCAATGAATCAAATGGTAGGATCATCTTCTACATCTTTATCTGAAATGTTTCATAGTAAAATTGATATTCATCCACCAAGAGCTATCTCTATGAGCTTTGCAACTGATTTGGATGGGTTAGATTTTGTAGGGTATAATGATAAAATTGTTAAAATTGCATTTAGAATGGTAGTAGGAGATCTTATTGATAGTGAGATTATGCAGATAATTCCTATTGATTTTGCAAAGGATTTAGTGAATAATTTACTTAATGGAAGTTCATCGAATTATAATGGGGAAGATCATAATACTACAAATGAGCAAGCAAATAATGTAGCTCAACCTATTGAAACACAACCTAGTACTATGGCGAATCAGGTTGGAAATACTGAATATATAAGCAGTAACCAACAGCCAGAAATGGCTAGACCAAACATGACTAGAAGAGAACCTGTAAATGTACAACCTGTACAGTTTCAGTCATTTGATAATGGCTATTCAAGTAGCGAAAAAGAAAATATTAGCTTGATTAGAGATGTACCACTAGAAATTACAGTAGAATTAGGTAGAACTACAAAAAAAATAAGTGAAATTTTAGAGTTTTCACCAGGTACTGTTGTGGAATTGGACAAATTGGTAGGTGAGCCTTTAGATATATTAGTGAATGGACAGTTTATGGCTAAAGGTGAAGTGGTAGTAATAGATGAAAATTATGGTATCCGTATAACGGATATTTTGAATCCTGCTAAAAAAGCAAATAAAATGAAATAA
- a CDS encoding response regulator, whose product MSKGILVVDDAAFMRMMIKDVLTKYGFNVLGEAENGAKAIEKYKELNPDLVIMDITMPEVDGIQAVKEIKKINPNAKIVMCSAMGQQAMVIEAIQAGAGDFIVKPFQADRVIEAVKKVLG is encoded by the coding sequence ATGTCAAAAGGAATTTTAGTAGTTGATGATGCTGCATTTATGAGAATGATGATCAAGGATGTTTTAACGAAATATGGATTCAATGTGTTAGGAGAAGCTGAAAATGGTGCAAAAGCAATTGAAAAGTATAAAGAATTGAATCCTGATTTAGTGATTATGGATATTACTATGCCTGAGGTAGATGGAATACAGGCGGTAAAAGAGATAAAAAAAATAAATCCAAATGCTAAAATTGTTATGTGTTCAGCAATGGGACAACAAGCTATGGTTATTGAAGCTATTCAAGCTGGGGCTGGTGATTTTATTGTAAAACCATTCCAAGCAGATCGAGTTATTGAAGCTGTAAAAAAAGTATTAGGTTAA
- a CDS encoding flagellar motor protein MotB produces the protein MARKRKQEEAQSGAPEWMTTFSDLMTLLLCFFVLLFSFSSIDAKKFTAVLQSFQGSLGVLSGGKTLENTPYIEEALNDERLTKQIEETEDFKKLKEKLEEYLKNNHMQEQMLVDFEKRGLLLRFKDNVLFDAAQADLKPQAKQTLKFIADLLKQDEFTGKHIRVEGHTDSDRLVNSKKFPTNWELSVTRASNVVRFLIEEAGLEPTRLSASGYSKYHPVVPNDTIENKAKNRRVDIVILRSDFVKSEPYY, from the coding sequence ATGGCTAGAAAAAGAAAACAAGAAGAAGCACAGAGTGGTGCGCCTGAATGGATGACAACCTTTAGTGATTTGATGACATTACTTTTATGTTTTTTCGTATTGCTTTTCTCTTTTTCTTCCATTGATGCAAAGAAGTTTACAGCGGTATTACAGTCATTTCAAGGGTCATTAGGAGTACTAAGTGGAGGGAAAACTCTTGAGAACACTCCATATATTGAAGAAGCATTAAATGATGAAAGATTAACAAAGCAAATCGAAGAAACAGAGGATTTTAAAAAGCTTAAGGAAAAATTAGAAGAATATTTAAAAAATAATCATATGCAGGAGCAGATGTTAGTAGATTTTGAAAAGAGAGGATTATTATTAAGATTTAAAGATAATGTGTTGTTTGATGCAGCACAAGCAGATTTGAAGCCTCAAGCCAAGCAAACATTAAAGTTTATAGCAGATCTTTTGAAACAAGATGAATTTACAGGAAAACATATAAGAGTTGAAGGTCATACAGATTCAGATAGACTTGTAAATTCTAAAAAATTCCCGACAAATTGGGAACTTTCTGTAACAAGAGCATCTAATGTTGTAAGATTTTTAATTGAGGAAGCAGGACTTGAGCCTACAAGATTATCAGCGTCAGGATACAGCAAGTACCATCCTGTAGTACCTAATGACACTATAGAAAACAAAGCAAAAAATAGAAGGGTAGATATTGTAATACTTCGTTCAGATTTTGTAAAATCAGAACCATATTACTAA
- the fliM gene encoding flagellar motor switch protein FliM, with the protein MSDVLSQSEIDALIQALSSGEVDAQEITAETKESKVKKYDFRRPDKFAKEQLRTLQIIHENFSRLLNTFLSGYLRTLVQVEVLSVEQLSNHEFTNSISNPAVLGIIDFSPLEGQIILDITADVAFVIIDRILGGSGRIVEEKRNFTEIEISLLRKLIKQIIKLFKEPWENVVSINPKLEKIETNSQFAQIVSPSETIALITLNIKIGDVEGMVNLCIPHLVIEPILPKLNTRLWFNSVNKERTSDDEEIIAKRVEKTKVPVRAVLGSTYITVSEFLDLQVGDVIQLDTSIKEDVKIFVGEQLKYYGKPGTKRKRMAVQIEGIVEKGDE; encoded by the coding sequence TTGTCTGATGTATTATCACAAAGTGAGATAGATGCCCTAATACAGGCTTTAAGTTCTGGAGAAGTAGATGCACAGGAAATAACTGCAGAGACTAAGGAATCAAAAGTAAAAAAATATGATTTTAGAAGACCAGATAAATTTGCAAAGGAACAATTGCGCACACTCCAAATTATTCATGAGAATTTTTCCAGATTGTTAAATACCTTCTTATCTGGCTATCTCAGAACATTAGTGCAGGTTGAAGTATTAAGTGTAGAACAATTATCTAATCATGAATTTACTAATTCCATATCAAATCCAGCAGTTTTAGGTATTATTGATTTTTCTCCATTAGAAGGGCAAATCATATTAGACATTACTGCTGATGTTGCCTTTGTTATTATTGACAGAATTTTAGGCGGCAGTGGTAGAATTGTCGAAGAAAAAAGGAATTTTACAGAGATTGAGATTTCTTTATTAAGAAAGCTTATTAAGCAAATTATCAAACTTTTTAAGGAGCCGTGGGAAAATGTAGTAAGCATTAATCCAAAATTAGAAAAAATAGAAACAAATTCTCAATTTGCTCAAATAGTTTCACCTAGTGAAACTATCGCACTTATAACATTAAATATTAAAATTGGTGATGTAGAAGGAATGGTTAATTTATGTATTCCTCATTTAGTTATTGAGCCTATATTGCCTAAATTGAATACAAGATTATGGTTTAATAGTGTGAACAAGGAAAGAACATCTGATGATGAAGAAATTATTGCAAAGCGAGTAGAAAAAACAAAAGTTCCTGTTAGAGCAGTTTTAGGAAGTACTTATATAACTGTAAGTGAGTTTTTAGACCTTCAAGTTGGAGATGTAATTCAATTAGATACTTCAATCAAAGAAGATGTAAAGATTTTTGTTGGAGAGCAGCTTAAATATTATGGAAAACCTGGAACAAAAAGAAAAAGGATGGCTGTACAAATAGAAGGTATTGTAGAGAAAGGAGATGAATAA
- a CDS encoding flagellar hook protein FlgE — MMRSMYSAVSALSAHQMKMDVIGNNIANVNTVAFKGSRVTFKETFNQTLKGAGASTGGRGGTNPMQVGLGVDIGAIDVLHKRGTPERTENPTDLMINGEGFFMVSDDVNYINKYYTRAGNFVLDDYGNLVTQDGYKVLGYMADESGNLKSSIEGLRIDRSVVYPPQATEPSPTNPDEDVVIFEGNLDSRAKASDTYDPKPDPTVNADPEKNGIYELDTTITKGKAIYVANDDYKESIGGETTIEVYDKLGNVHKIKLVFTKKEVDIDSGIATWNVDAFYLHPDGNMYKNGDSNIKVEGDAIKDDGQSEDGFQYGSKDTAGSFQQESFTLKFDNKGNVLGDFKMTFKLGKNITNGAAPLQFDINLKKLTQFANESNAGATYIKGYKQGSLEEFAIAPNGEITGVFSNNMRRVLGRVAIANFKNPAGLQKSESNMYIETRNSGIASIGLPGSNGFAQLSPGSLEMANVDLGREFTNMITTQRGFQANSKVITTTDEMLQELVNLKR; from the coding sequence ATGATGCGTTCAATGTATTCGGCAGTATCTGCCCTTAGCGCTCATCAAATGAAAATGGATGTTATTGGAAATAATATTGCCAATGTAAATACAGTAGCATTTAAAGGTTCTAGAGTTACCTTTAAGGAAACATTCAATCAAACTTTAAAAGGAGCAGGAGCAAGTACGGGTGGTCGTGGAGGAACTAACCCAATGCAGGTAGGTCTTGGTGTAGATATAGGAGCTATAGATGTACTACATAAAAGAGGAACACCAGAAAGAACAGAGAATCCAACAGATCTGATGATAAATGGTGAAGGATTTTTCATGGTATCTGATGATGTAAATTATATTAATAAATACTATACAAGAGCAGGAAATTTTGTATTGGATGATTATGGTAATTTGGTTACACAAGATGGATATAAGGTATTAGGCTATATGGCTGATGAATCAGGAAATCTAAAAAGTAGTATAGAAGGATTAAGAATAGATAGGTCTGTAGTATATCCACCACAAGCTACAGAACCATCACCAACCAACCCAGATGAAGATGTTGTAATATTTGAAGGAAATTTAGATAGTAGGGCTAAAGCTTCTGATACCTATGATCCAAAACCTGATCCAACGGTAAATGCAGATCCTGAAAAAAATGGAATATATGAACTTGATACAACTATTACAAAGGGTAAGGCTATATATGTGGCGAATGATGATTATAAAGAGAGTATTGGTGGAGAAACAACAATAGAGGTATATGATAAATTAGGAAATGTTCACAAAATAAAGCTTGTTTTCACAAAGAAAGAGGTAGATATCGATTCAGGTATAGCTACATGGAATGTAGATGCCTTTTATCTACATCCTGATGGAAATATGTATAAAAATGGAGATTCTAATATTAAAGTTGAGGGAGATGCGATTAAAGATGATGGACAATCAGAGGATGGCTTTCAATATGGATCAAAAGATACTGCTGGTTCTTTTCAACAAGAATCTTTTACATTAAAATTTGATAATAAGGGAAATGTATTAGGAGATTTTAAAATGACCTTTAAATTAGGAAAAAATATAACTAATGGAGCAGCTCCCCTTCAATTTGATATCAATCTAAAAAAATTAACTCAATTTGCCAATGAATCAAATGCAGGAGCAACTTATATAAAAGGATATAAACAAGGTTCATTAGAAGAATTTGCAATTGCTCCAAATGGAGAGATTACTGGTGTATTCTCTAATAACATGAGAAGAGTTTTAGGAAGAGTTGCGATTGCCAACTTTAAAAATCCTGCAGGGCTGCAAAAGTCAGAATCAAATATGTATATAGAAACAAGAAATTCAGGTATTGCTTCGATAGGTCTTCCGGGGTCAAATGGATTTGCACAGCTTAGTCCAGGAAGTCTTGAAATGGCAAATGTAGACTTAGGTAGAGAATTTACAAATATGATTACAACTCAAAGAGGATTTCAGGCGAATTCAAAAGTAATTACGACAACAGATGAAATGCTTCAAGAATTAGTTAACTTAAAAAGATAA
- a CDS encoding flagellar hook-length control protein FliK, whose amino-acid sequence MNVDMMNINIKVSNNKKMDYKEKSIIKTSKEDSFDKVLNEKMNEPKKGRKNEKASIQNKVAKDEKKESNVKEAIDKSSTENIEKDEDENVKQEMLELIAVLNAFIEELDKALQTGENSENTEIKLDDIKSQLGEIISFIERNDIKEYVLSKERLEQLTDKLEILLDQSEVKLEIKDFDKAFEKLKNLLAEEITNKNETINITASEAANKSNVDDLYIKEDTGPETADAKEDIFANIENKAKQNTENEKQMSQNDKNKGKFGFFANKIQKVIINDKIIEDIPTAFVIQNNMNEIEHIKLETAIQKPNFQNILEQVIEKAHVLVDEKGSEMTLQLKPEHLGNLSMKIAVERGIVIANIVAENQTVKEVLESNFNALRDALNEKGFSIQELNVSVGQDTDFQKHQNFMNFKKKNSTKNMVNSLEYENIVVNEGVNTRLSIGESTIDQLG is encoded by the coding sequence ATGAATGTAGATATGATGAATATAAATATTAAGGTAAGCAATAACAAAAAAATGGATTATAAAGAAAAAAGCATTATAAAAACGAGCAAAGAGGATTCTTTTGACAAGGTACTCAATGAAAAAATGAATGAGCCTAAAAAGGGAAGGAAGAACGAAAAAGCTTCGATTCAAAATAAAGTAGCTAAAGATGAAAAAAAAGAAAGTAATGTAAAGGAAGCAATAGACAAAAGCTCTACTGAAAATATAGAAAAAGATGAAGATGAGAATGTAAAACAGGAGATGCTAGAGCTAATAGCTGTATTAAATGCATTTATAGAGGAATTAGATAAAGCACTGCAAACAGGAGAAAACAGTGAAAACACAGAAATAAAATTGGACGATATAAAATCACAGCTAGGAGAAATAATATCTTTTATTGAACGAAATGACATAAAGGAGTATGTTCTGTCAAAAGAAAGGCTTGAGCAGTTAACAGACAAATTAGAAATATTACTCGATCAGAGCGAAGTAAAACTAGAGATAAAAGATTTTGATAAAGCATTTGAAAAGCTTAAAAATTTACTAGCTGAAGAAATAACTAATAAAAATGAAACAATCAATATAACAGCGAGTGAAGCTGCAAATAAATCTAATGTGGACGACTTATATATAAAAGAAGATACAGGACCTGAAACAGCTGATGCTAAAGAAGATATATTTGCAAATATCGAGAATAAAGCTAAGCAAAATACAGAAAATGAGAAACAAATGTCTCAGAATGACAAAAATAAAGGAAAATTTGGATTTTTCGCTAATAAGATACAAAAAGTAATCATTAACGATAAAATCATCGAAGATATTCCTACAGCTTTTGTGATTCAAAACAATATGAATGAGATAGAGCATATAAAATTAGAAACAGCAATACAAAAGCCAAATTTTCAAAATATTTTAGAGCAGGTGATTGAGAAGGCTCACGTATTAGTTGATGAAAAGGGTTCTGAAATGACATTGCAGCTTAAACCAGAGCATCTTGGAAATCTTTCAATGAAAATAGCAGTTGAAAGAGGTATTGTTATAGCTAATATTGTTGCAGAAAATCAAACAGTAAAGGAAGTTTTAGAATCAAATTTTAATGCGCTTAGGGATGCACTCAATGAAAAAGGGTTTAGCATTCAAGAATTGAATGTATCTGTTGGACAAGATACAGATTTTCAAAAGCATCAAAATTTCATGAACTTTAAGAAGAAAAATAGTACGAAAAATATGGTTAATTCATTAGAGTATGAAAATATAGTCGTGAATGAAGGTGTAAATACTAGACTTTCTATTGGAGAGTCTACAATAGATCAATTAGGGTAG
- a CDS encoding flagellar FlbD family protein, which produces MIILTKLNGKEYAVNSDLIEFIESTPDTVITLTTGKKIIVLESIDQIIDKIIKYKQRIFSKTIITHNFLGNEV; this is translated from the coding sequence ATGATTATCTTAACAAAGCTAAATGGAAAAGAGTATGCAGTAAATAGTGACCTGATTGAATTTATTGAGTCTACACCTGATACAGTTATAACGCTTACAACTGGTAAAAAAATTATTGTGCTAGAATCTATTGACCAAATTATCGACAAAATAATAAAATATAAACAGAGGATTTTCTCGAAAACTATCATAACCCATAACTTCTTAGGAAATGAGGTGTAG
- the fliQ gene encoding flagellar biosynthesis protein FliQ: MSEGQIIDLMQQAMTNVILLSAPMLVLGLIVGLAVSVFQATTQIQEQTLAFVPKIISVLVAIIVFGPWILNTIVDYTESLFMNLNNFIQ, encoded by the coding sequence ATGAGTGAGGGACAGATTATTGATCTTATGCAACAAGCCATGACAAATGTAATATTGTTATCAGCACCAATGCTTGTATTAGGACTTATTGTTGGTTTAGCAGTAAGTGTTTTTCAAGCAACAACGCAAATACAAGAACAAACCCTTGCTTTTGTTCCTAAAATTATATCGGTGCTTGTTGCAATTATTGTTTTTGGACCGTGGATTTTAAATACTATTGTGGATTATACCGAAAGCTTATTTATGAATTTGAATAATTTTATACAATAG
- the fliR gene encoding flagellar biosynthetic protein FliR, whose translation MEIAFGLLEHIDVLLLIFSRVLGIFVSAPVLNHKNVPTYLKIGFSFITALILFPVIKVPTTLVNDHFYLLLVSSIKELLIGMMIGFICYLFYSSIYLAGTIIDMQIGFSMASVINPEDDTQVPLMGSLFYVMAVLVFLSINGHHTLIYALKYSFDSIPLGNLTINAFMVDKLIGILINTFVIAFKMGAPILVAILVSNMLLGILARTMPQMNVFVIGMPLKIIVGLMIIVLMIPLYVGVFENIFDHMFENLYEFLNLVSKG comes from the coding sequence GTGGAGATTGCATTTGGTTTACTTGAGCATATAGATGTTTTGTTATTGATTTTTTCGAGAGTTTTAGGTATTTTTGTTTCAGCGCCAGTTTTAAATCATAAAAATGTACCAACCTATCTTAAAATAGGATTTTCTTTTATTACAGCGCTTATTCTTTTTCCAGTGATAAAAGTGCCAACAACTTTAGTGAATGATCATTTTTATTTATTATTGGTATCGAGCATAAAAGAGCTATTAATAGGGATGATGATAGGATTTATTTGCTATTTGTTTTATAGCTCTATATATTTGGCAGGAACTATCATAGATATGCAAATAGGTTTTTCTATGGCGAGTGTAATCAATCCAGAGGATGATACACAAGTTCCATTAATGGGAAGCTTATTCTATGTTATGGCTGTGCTGGTATTTTTATCCATAAATGGACATCATACATTAATTTATGCCTTAAAATATAGTTTTGATAGTATACCTTTAGGAAATTTAACTATCAATGCTTTTATGGTTGATAAATTGATAGGAATATTAATAAATACCTTTGTTATTGCATTTAAAATGGGTGCGCCTATTTTAGTAGCTATTCTTGTGTCAAATATGCTACTTGGTATATTGGCGCGAACGATGCCTCAAATGAATGTTTTTGTTATAGGAATGCCTTTAAAAATAATTGTTGGATTGATGATTATTGTTTTAATGATTCCTTTATATGTAGGTGTTTTTGAAAATATTTTCGACCATATGTTTGAAAATCTATATGAGTTTCTGAACCTTGTATCAAAAGGATGA
- a CDS encoding flagellar motor protein, translating into MDLATVLGIIVGMGFVIGGILLGGSLGTFVDPASIVIVLGGTVAGILVAYPLNKVKDALVVVKKAFTTKNLNPTEVIDKIIEIANIARREGLLALEEAAENINDDFLKKGIMLIVDGTDPELVRNILETELAFLEERHGEGKSIFDTLGSLAPAFGMIGTLIGLINMLKTLDDPSTVGPSMSVALITTFYGALLANLIFIPIAAKLKLRSREEILIKEVIVEGLLSIQAGENPRIIEVKLKSFLSPKQRKTSQENNKESVGA; encoded by the coding sequence TTGGATTTAGCAACGGTATTAGGGATTATCGTAGGTATGGGATTTGTAATAGGTGGAATTTTGCTTGGAGGGAGTCTTGGGACCTTTGTGGATCCAGCTTCAATAGTTATTGTTCTTGGTGGAACCGTTGCAGGAATACTTGTAGCATATCCACTAAACAAAGTTAAAGATGCTTTAGTTGTTGTAAAAAAGGCTTTTACTACGAAAAATCTTAACCCTACGGAAGTGATTGATAAGATTATTGAAATAGCAAATATTGCAAGAAGAGAAGGTCTTTTAGCTTTAGAGGAGGCAGCAGAAAATATCAATGATGATTTTCTAAAAAAAGGTATTATGCTTATTGTAGATGGTACAGATCCTGAATTGGTTAGAAATATATTAGAGACTGAGCTGGCATTCTTAGAAGAGCGGCATGGGGAAGGAAAAAGCATTTTTGATACTTTAGGAAGTTTAGCACCAGCCTTTGGTATGATCGGTACTTTAATAGGACTGATAAATATGTTAAAAACGCTAGATGACCCATCAACTGTAGGACCAAGTATGTCTGTAGCGTTAATTACAACTTTTTATGGTGCATTGCTTGCGAATTTAATTTTTATACCTATAGCTGCAAAATTAAAGCTTAGAAGTAGAGAAGAAATATTGATAAAAGAGGTAATAGTTGAAGGTCTTTTATCTATACAGGCAGGGGAAAATCCTAGAATTATAGAAGTAAAGCTTAAGTCGTTCCTTTCTCCAAAGCAAAGAAAGACATCTCAAGAGAATAATAAAGAGAGTGTGGGAGCTTAG
- a CDS encoding TIGR02530 family flagellar biosynthesis protein, with translation MNKILIHKIHASIPKLSPKNNTYKKSFAQVLDNIASKDVKFSKHAKERMQSRNIEINNQEMNKINEALNKAKQKGIKETLILMNNKAFVASVKNRTIITVATDEQLKENIFTNIDGAVII, from the coding sequence ATGAATAAGATCCTGATTCATAAAATTCACGCCTCGATACCTAAGCTCTCTCCTAAAAATAACACATATAAAAAATCATTTGCACAGGTATTAGATAATATTGCAAGCAAGGATGTGAAGTTTTCAAAGCATGCAAAGGAGAGAATGCAGTCAAGAAATATTGAGATTAATAATCAAGAAATGAACAAAATCAATGAAGCATTAAATAAAGCAAAGCAAAAGGGAATCAAAGAAACATTGATACTTATGAACAACAAAGCATTTGTTGCAAGTGTAAAAAATAGAACTATTATTACTGTTGCTACAGATGAACAACTAAAAGAAAATATATTTACAAATATAGACGGTGCTGTAATCATATAG
- a CDS encoding flagellar biosynthetic protein FliO — protein MKGEIIIIPDVKYFISVLFVFIFILVAAYYVTKLIAKNGSFLVKGKNMKVIEKISLGIDKSIYLLYIGKYYYILAVSKQNINILDKIDEDDIKVASKNQQYEKMDNDFDTLLDQYLYKENTFSQEKPKSFDAFTNTMMNKLKEMKRRMQGVKHHTDRDEMK, from the coding sequence TTGAAAGGGGAAATCATCATTATACCAGATGTAAAATATTTTATTAGTGTTTTGTTTGTATTTATTTTTATACTAGTAGCAGCTTATTATGTAACAAAATTAATTGCAAAAAATGGTTCATTTCTCGTAAAAGGGAAAAATATGAAAGTTATTGAAAAAATATCTTTGGGAATAGATAAATCAATTTATTTGCTTTATATTGGAAAATATTATTACATTTTAGCTGTTTCAAAGCAAAATATTAATATACTTGATAAGATTGATGAAGATGATATTAAAGTAGCTTCTAAAAATCAGCAATATGAAAAAATGGATAATGATTTTGATACTTTATTAGACCAATATTTATACAAAGAAAATACTTTTTCACAAGAAAAACCTAAAAGCTTTGATGCTTTTACAAATACTATGATGAACAAATTAAAGGAAATGAAGAGACGAATGCAGGGCGTAAAACATCATACGGATAGGGACGAAATGAAATGA
- a CDS encoding flagellar basal body-associated FliL family protein, producing MTTKKVILFSIIGFLITAVVVGTAFYMATNKKADTQPKELKTYTYSIGELYANVKDSRKILKVNMDIEMLNEKLSERLDNKRSKITNNILELLRSKDETQLSGDKGQQSLRQEILKSIKKVVPSDEILDVYFVEFIIQ from the coding sequence ATGACAACAAAAAAAGTAATATTATTCAGTATCATAGGTTTTTTGATTACTGCAGTAGTAGTAGGCACAGCATTTTATATGGCTACAAATAAAAAAGCTGATACTCAGCCCAAAGAACTTAAGACATATACCTACTCTATTGGAGAATTATATGCAAATGTAAAAGATAGTAGAAAAATCTTAAAAGTGAATATGGATATAGAAATGCTGAATGAAAAATTGAGTGAGCGTCTAGATAATAAGCGTTCTAAAATAACAAATAATATTTTAGAATTATTAAGAAGTAAAGATGAGACACAGTTATCAGGAGATAAAGGACAGCAATCTCTTAGACAAGAAATTCTAAAATCAATCAAAAAAGTCGTACCCTCTGATGAAATTTTGGATGTGTACTTTGTTGAATTTATTATCCAATAA
- the fliP gene encoding flagellar type III secretion system pore protein FliP (The bacterial flagellar biogenesis protein FliP forms a type III secretion system (T3SS)-type pore required for flagellar assembly.), whose amino-acid sequence MIRKDFKKFLWITVLMIFVLALSFSISSAEPKMPIPKIGLSIDEAKNPKEVANSLEILFLLTILALAPSILIMMTCFTRIIIVLSFIRKAIATQTTPPNQVLIGLALFLTFFIMAPIGEEINEKAVQPYINEQITAEEALENAMKPVRSFMFKQTREKDLALFIDISGSEKPKKLEDIPSKALIPAFIISELKTGFQIGYVLFIPFIVIDMVVASTLMSMGMMMLPPVMISMPFKILLFILVDGWNLIIKSLIMGFH is encoded by the coding sequence ATGATAAGAAAAGATTTTAAAAAATTTTTATGGATTACTGTGTTGATGATATTTGTTTTAGCTCTCTCGTTTTCTATATCTTCTGCTGAACCTAAGATGCCTATTCCTAAGATAGGATTAAGCATAGATGAAGCAAAAAATCCAAAAGAGGTAGCAAATAGCTTGGAAATTTTATTTTTATTGACAATTTTAGCATTAGCACCGTCTATTTTGATTATGATGACGTGCTTTACTAGAATTATCATTGTATTATCTTTTATACGAAAAGCTATTGCTACCCAAACAACACCTCCGAATCAAGTCCTTATTGGCTTAGCCCTTTTTCTTACTTTTTTTATTATGGCACCAATAGGTGAGGAGATCAATGAGAAGGCAGTACAGCCTTATATAAATGAACAGATTACAGCAGAAGAAGCTTTAGAGAATGCTATGAAGCCAGTTAGAAGTTTTATGTTCAAACAAACCAGAGAAAAGGATTTAGCACTATTTATAGATATATCTGGGAGTGAGAAACCTAAAAAATTAGAAGATATTCCATCTAAAGCTTTGATTCCAGCTTTTATTATTAGTGAATTAAAAACAGGATTTCAAATCGGCTACGTATTGTTTATACCATTTATTGTAATAGATATGGTGGTTGCAAGTACATTGATGTCTATGGGAATGATGATGCTGCCGCCGGTAATGATCTCAATGCCGTTTAAAATACTGTTATTTATACTAGTAGATGGATGGAATCTTATTATCAAATCCTTAATTATGGGATTTCATTAG